From Marmota flaviventris isolate mMarFla1 chromosome X, mMarFla1.hap1, whole genome shotgun sequence, the proteins below share one genomic window:
- the Ccdc160 gene encoding coiled-coil domain-containing protein 160, producing MDARRKHWKENMFTHHFSAQDVLEEASNTESSCEPIVVDNTKRMEGNYNLSSRKFQEENKFKRKEYVSQLNEREQEPNVRERRINMSKNEPDIKSVSSESFNLDVVSEESLNRIEDSCAWSKEDLPIIPRQAPRKKVTEGMSPKLRLNLLNEELEELNMKCRKIEEEFENAEKELLNSKKEVSVKSLNFQETGTDTLKNDRELQALKNDLSEKATDVKNLTEELQQAKEVIHNLNLENRNLKEAVRKLKRQTEIGNALLKEEMKLYYELEMDKIRGELDAIKNELRAEKTLQARNNKALELLRKHFATMIRSPDTLNHFTGDFF from the coding sequence ATGgatgctagaagaaaacactggAAGGAGAATATGTTTACTCATCATTTTAGCGCACAGGATGTTCTAGAAGAGGCTTCTAACACTGAATCTTCTTGTGAACCAATAGTTGTAGATAACACCAAGAGAATGGAAGGAAATTATAATCTGTCCAGTAGAAagtttcaggaagaaaataaatttaagaggaaagaatatGTTTCTCAACTAAATGAAAGAGAACAAGAACCAAATGTAAGAGAGAGAAGGATAAACATGTCAAAGAATGAGCCAGACATAAAGTCTGTCTCCAGTGAATCATTTAATTTGGATGTTGTATCGGAAGAAAGCttaaacagaatagaagactccTGTGCCTGGAGTAAAGAAGATTTACCAATCATACCACGACAAGCCCCAAGGAAGAAAGTAACTGAAGGAATGTCTCCAAAACTTCGCCTGAACCTTTTAAATGAAGAACTAGAAGAACTTAATATGAAATGcagaaaaatagaagaggaatttgaaaatgctgaaaaagaacttttaaacTCCAAGAAAGAAGTTTCTGTGAAATCCCTAAATTTTCAAGAGACAGGGACAGATACTTTGAAGAATGACAGGGAACTTCAAGCTTTAAAAAATGACCTATCCGAAAAAGCGACAGATGTAAAAAACTTAACTGAGGAGCTCCAGCAAGCCAAAGAAGTTATCCACAACTTGAACCTAGagaacagaaatttaaaagaagcTGTTAGGAAATTAAAGCGTCAAACTGAAATAGGAAATGCTCTcctaaaagaagaaatgaaattgtaTTATGAATTAGAAATGGACAAGATCCGTGGAGAGCTGGATGCCATCAAGAATGAACTGAGAGCTGAGAAGACCCTGCAAGCAAGAAATAACAAAGCCCTGGAATTGCTTAGAAAACACTTTGCTACCATGATAAGGTCACCAGACACCCTTAACCACTTtactggagattttttttaa